One window of Mesorhizobium sp. WSM4904 genomic DNA carries:
- a CDS encoding MFS transporter — MIDDEPESERVSALAPFRHGIFRAVWSASLVSNFGGLIQGVGAAWMMTTIATSSYQVALVQASTTLPIMLFALIAGAIADSFNRRKVMLVAQTFMLVASALLTVFTWFGWMTPWTLLAFTFLIDSGTALNSPSWQASVGDMVPRAKVPAAIALNSMGFNITRSVGPAIGGIIVAAAGAAAAFAANAVSYIGLIVVLFRWRPEVPAPTLPREALGAAMGAGLRYVAMSPNIAKVLVRGFAFGFSAGAVLALLPLVARDVVKGDALTYGIMLGAFGIGAVGGALISVRLRQLLSSETMVRAAFAGFALCAFNAAVSHNAWQASAGLLVGGACWVIALSHFNVTVQMSTPRWVVGRVLSIYQTATFGGIALGSWIWGVVADAHGAETALMVAAVAMLAGGAIGFILPLPQQTALNLDPLNRFKEPMLALDLKPRSGPIAIMIEYIIREEDVPEFLATMAERGRIRRRDGARNWTLARDLENPGIWIEHYHTPTWVEYIRHNRRATHADAVVGERIRALHSGENPPRVRRMIERPTTAGTALVSPKGPIEH; from the coding sequence ATGATCGACGACGAGCCGGAAAGCGAACGCGTTTCGGCGCTGGCGCCGTTCCGGCACGGCATCTTCCGTGCCGTCTGGTCGGCAAGCCTGGTGTCGAATTTCGGCGGCCTGATCCAGGGCGTGGGCGCCGCCTGGATGATGACCACCATCGCCACTTCTTCCTACCAGGTGGCGCTGGTCCAGGCCTCGACCACCTTGCCGATCATGCTGTTCGCGCTCATTGCCGGCGCCATCGCCGACAGCTTCAACCGCCGCAAGGTCATGCTGGTGGCCCAGACCTTCATGCTGGTCGCCTCGGCGCTGCTCACGGTGTTCACCTGGTTCGGGTGGATGACGCCGTGGACGCTGCTGGCCTTCACATTCCTGATCGACAGCGGAACGGCGCTGAACAGCCCGTCATGGCAGGCCTCGGTCGGCGACATGGTGCCGCGCGCCAAGGTGCCGGCGGCGATCGCGCTCAACTCGATGGGCTTCAACATCACACGCAGCGTTGGCCCTGCGATCGGCGGCATCATCGTCGCTGCCGCGGGCGCGGCGGCGGCCTTCGCCGCCAACGCCGTCAGCTATATCGGCCTGATCGTCGTACTGTTCCGCTGGAGGCCGGAGGTGCCGGCGCCGACCCTGCCGCGCGAGGCGCTCGGCGCAGCGATGGGCGCCGGCCTGCGCTATGTCGCCATGTCGCCCAATATCGCCAAGGTGCTGGTTCGGGGTTTCGCCTTCGGCTTCAGCGCCGGCGCGGTGCTGGCGCTCCTGCCGCTGGTGGCGCGCGACGTCGTCAAGGGCGACGCGCTGACCTACGGCATCATGCTCGGCGCCTTCGGCATCGGCGCGGTCGGCGGCGCGCTGATCAGCGTGCGGCTGCGGCAATTGCTGTCCAGCGAGACGATGGTGCGCGCCGCCTTCGCCGGTTTCGCGCTTTGTGCCTTCAATGCCGCCGTCAGCCACAATGCCTGGCAGGCGTCGGCCGGCCTGCTCGTCGGCGGCGCCTGCTGGGTGATCGCGCTCTCGCATTTCAACGTCACGGTGCAGATGTCGACGCCGCGCTGGGTGGTCGGCCGCGTGCTGTCGATCTACCAGACGGCGACGTTCGGCGGCATCGCGCTGGGCAGCTGGATCTGGGGCGTCGTCGCCGACGCCCACGGCGCGGAGACCGCCTTGATGGTCGCGGCGGTCGCGATGCTGGCGGGCGGCGCCATCGGCTTCATCCTGCCGCTGCCGCAGCAGACCGCTCTCAATCTCGATCCGCTCAACCGGTTCAAGGAGCCGATGCTGGCGCTCGATTTGAAGCCGCGCAGCGGCCCGATCGCCATCATGATCGAATACATCATCCGCGAAGAGGACGTTCCGGAATTCCTCGCCACCATGGCCGAGCGCGGCCGCATCCGCCGCCGCGACGGCGCCCGCAACTGGACGCTCGCCCGCGATCTCGAAAATCCCGGCATCTGGATCGAGCACTACCACACGCCGACCTGGGTCGAGTACATCCGCCACAACAGGCGCGCTACCCATGCCGACGCCGTGGTTGGCGAGCGCATCCGCGCGCTGCACAGCGGCGAGAACCCGCCGCGCGTGCGCCGCATGATCGAACGCCCGACGACGGCGGGCACGGCCCTTGTGTCACCCAAGGGGCCGATCGAGCACTAG
- a CDS encoding GNAT family acetyltransferase → MISIVEYADRYFDGVDALWRNAFPNDPPWNAAHISIPEKVRYQPNLLLVAIGADQVVGSIMAGYDGHRGWISRIAVLQSHRRNGIGEALIHEAERRLADLGCVKINLQVVASNSTVLGFYRKCGYELEERVSMSKLLPRV, encoded by the coding sequence ATGATCTCGATTGTTGAATATGCCGACCGTTACTTTGACGGCGTTGATGCGCTGTGGCGGAACGCATTCCCCAACGATCCCCCTTGGAACGCAGCCCACATTTCAATCCCTGAGAAGGTGAGGTATCAGCCGAATCTGCTTTTGGTGGCGATTGGGGCAGATCAGGTCGTCGGATCGATCATGGCCGGGTATGACGGCCACCGAGGATGGATATCGCGGATCGCCGTCCTGCAATCCCATCGTCGAAACGGAATCGGCGAAGCTCTAATCCATGAAGCCGAACGGCGGCTCGCCGACCTTGGCTGTGTAAAGATCAACCTCCAAGTTGTCGCTTCCAATTCGACGGTCCTTGGCTTCTACCGAAAGTGCGGATATGAGCTCGAGGAGCGCGTGAGCATGAGCAAGCTGCTGCCCAGGGTTTGA
- the flaF gene encoding flagellar biosynthesis regulator FlaF → MYQFSYADIQTDSVADAKDRERQLLTRSIDMLSAAAAVGPESMEAVEALHFTNRIWTTFVEDLGSSDNALPKELRANLISIGLWLLRETEDIRQGRANNFEGLIEVSQIIRDGIQ, encoded by the coding sequence ATGTATCAATTCTCCTACGCCGACATCCAGACCGACTCCGTCGCCGACGCCAAGGATCGGGAGCGGCAGCTGCTCACCCGTTCGATCGACATGCTGTCCGCGGCGGCCGCCGTCGGGCCGGAGTCTATGGAAGCGGTCGAGGCGCTGCACTTCACCAACCGCATCTGGACCACCTTCGTCGAGGATCTCGGCTCCAGCGACAATGCGCTGCCCAAGGAACTGCGGGCCAACCTGATCTCGATCGGCTTGTGGCTGTTGCGCGAAACGGAGGACATCCGGCAGGGCCGCGCCAACAATTTCGAAGGATTGATCGAGGTCTCCCAGATCATCAGAGATGGCATCCAATGA
- the fliQ gene encoding flagellar biosynthesis protein FliQ: MNEADALDIVQYAVWTVLTASAPVVLVAMAVGIGIALIQALTQIQEITLTFVPKIVAIMLVVALTGPFIGSQISAFTNVIFERIEHGF; encoded by the coding sequence ATGAACGAGGCCGACGCCCTCGATATCGTCCAATACGCGGTGTGGACCGTGCTCACCGCCTCCGCCCCCGTGGTGCTGGTGGCGATGGCGGTCGGCATCGGTATCGCGCTGATCCAGGCGCTGACACAGATCCAGGAAATCACGCTCACCTTCGTGCCCAAGATCGTCGCCATCATGCTGGTGGTGGCGCTTACCGGGCCGTTCATCGGCAGCCAGATCTCGGCCTTCACCAACGTCATCTTCGAGCGCATCGAGCACGGATTCTGA
- the flbT gene encoding flagellar biosynthesis repressor FlbT, which yields MTNTLKISLKPNEKIYINGAVIRVDRKVTIELMNDVQFLLESHVIQAEQASTPLRQLYFIVQIMLINPLGASEARDMFRRSLPMLIASFDNQDICNALKQIDRMVGEDHIYDALKAIRALYPLERQALGGNDDIPEAPRALAVGA from the coding sequence ATGACCAACACGCTGAAGATCTCGCTAAAGCCGAACGAGAAGATCTACATCAACGGCGCCGTCATCCGCGTCGACCGCAAGGTCACGATCGAGCTGATGAACGACGTCCAGTTCCTTCTGGAAAGCCACGTTATCCAGGCTGAGCAGGCCTCGACGCCGCTAAGGCAGCTCTACTTCATCGTGCAGATCATGCTGATCAATCCGTTGGGCGCCTCCGAGGCGCGCGACATGTTCCGCCGCTCGCTGCCGATGCTGATTGCAAGCTTCGACAATCAGGACATCTGCAACGCGCTGAAGCAGATCGACCGCATGGTCGGCGAGGATCACATCTACGATGCGCTGAAGGCGATCCGCGCGCTCTACCCGCTCGAGCGCCAGGCGCTTGGCGGCAATGACGACATTCCGGAAGCGCCGCGCGCGCTGGCTGTGGGAGCATAA
- a CDS encoding flagellar hook-associated family protein, translating to MKATAVSSAAISNALRYQQMRMQADLVKATKESQTGQVADVGLALGGRTTQAVTFQRDLDRLNGIVDSNALVGARLTSTQDSLGQLSDVAQNFLSALTTGVSGDSSTSVLRTAGTSALQQMTGILNTSVNGEYLFAGTNTDVKPIDDFSAAGSPAKAAFDAAFTSYFGFTQSDPAAANITAAQMDDFITTQVEPQFLGSGWQANWSSATDDQITSRISLNETTQTSVSANEQGIRKLAMAAAMVSTLVTGNISEAARNTIITRAQGLVGEAIGGLVQVRSDVGLAQKRVSDASDRMKTQVDLFEKHIVDLEGVDPAEAATRVADLTQHIETSFALTARLQQLSLLNYLT from the coding sequence ATGAAAGCCACGGCCGTTTCCTCAGCCGCGATCTCCAACGCCCTGCGCTATCAGCAGATGCGCATGCAGGCCGACCTCGTCAAAGCGACGAAGGAATCCCAGACAGGCCAGGTCGCGGATGTCGGTCTGGCGCTTGGCGGCCGCACGACCCAGGCCGTCACCTTCCAGCGCGACCTCGACCGGCTGAACGGTATCGTCGATTCCAACGCGCTGGTCGGCGCCCGGCTGACATCGACCCAGGACTCGCTCGGCCAGCTCTCCGATGTCGCGCAGAACTTCCTGTCCGCGCTGACCACGGGCGTGTCGGGCGACTCCTCGACCAGCGTGCTGCGGACTGCCGGCACCTCGGCGCTGCAGCAGATGACGGGCATTCTCAACACCAGCGTCAACGGCGAGTATCTGTTTGCCGGCACGAACACCGACGTCAAGCCGATCGACGATTTCAGCGCCGCCGGCTCGCCCGCCAAGGCAGCGTTCGACGCGGCCTTCACCAGTTATTTCGGCTTCACCCAGAGCGACCCGGCAGCCGCCAACATCACTGCGGCCCAGATGGACGACTTCATCACCACTCAGGTCGAGCCGCAGTTCCTGGGTTCCGGCTGGCAGGCCAACTGGTCGAGCGCCACCGACGACCAGATCACCAGCCGCATTTCGCTGAACGAGACCACGCAGACCTCCGTCAGCGCCAACGAACAGGGCATCCGCAAGCTCGCCATGGCGGCCGCCATGGTCAGCACGCTCGTTACCGGCAACATCAGCGAAGCCGCTCGGAACACGATCATCACCCGTGCGCAGGGGCTGGTCGGCGAAGCCATCGGCGGCCTAGTCCAGGTCCGCTCCGACGTCGGCCTTGCCCAGAAGCGCGTGTCCGATGCGAGCGACCGCATGAAGACCCAGGTCGATCTCTTCGAGAAGCATATCGTCGACCTCGAGGGCGTCGACCCCGCGGAGGCCGCCACCCGAGTGGCCGATCTGACCCAGCATATCGAAACGTCCTTCGCCTTGACCGCGCGCCTGCAGCAGCTCAGCCTGCTGAACTACCTTACCTGA
- the flgD gene encoding flagellar hook assembly protein FlgD: protein MAVDMTTTIPVGANQASQQTSKTAVDYQSFLKLLIAEMKNQDPTKPMDSTQYVAQLATFSQVEQSVQTNSKLDQIMQSSALSQADALIGRSITSADGKTTGTVASVKLASSGLIAVLQDGTEVPVGAGVSIKPAA from the coding sequence ATGGCCGTGGATATGACAACGACGATCCCCGTTGGCGCCAACCAGGCCAGCCAGCAGACATCGAAGACCGCCGTCGACTACCAGTCGTTCCTGAAGCTTCTGATCGCCGAGATGAAGAACCAGGATCCGACCAAGCCGATGGATTCCACGCAATACGTCGCCCAGCTCGCGACCTTTTCGCAGGTCGAGCAATCAGTTCAGACCAACAGCAAGCTCGACCAGATCATGCAGTCCTCGGCGCTGTCGCAGGCCGACGCGCTGATCGGCCGCTCGATCACATCCGCCGACGGCAAGACCACGGGAACCGTGGCTTCGGTGAAGCTCGCCAGCAGCGGCCTGATCGCCGTGCTGCAGGACGGCACTGAAGTCCCCGTTGGCGCAGGTGTCTCGATCAAGCCGGCCGCCTGA